One part of the Entelurus aequoreus isolate RoL-2023_Sb linkage group LG05, RoL_Eaeq_v1.1, whole genome shotgun sequence genome encodes these proteins:
- the LOC133649956 gene encoding V-set domain-containing T-cell activation inhibitor 1-like, giving the protein MVKPVLRTREDPLSVLPLPPTKVLSPLLARRPCPSSTHSAVACTCPVRGTLSCTLISDKIETNISCIIHDDCILPCSFNPPGTVVIHWYKQQIPVHSYYYNKDQFGLQNKHFSGRTCLFNSHIPQGNASLLLRRVKVQDKGRYKCYTSTRKGNQEIFVNLEVKALIHTVIMELSDEMVTCSSNNIYPAPLVTWATVPPSTQESFENVTTKTTDHKGLFNVQSSVKIQGNVSEYTYLCSFVSADKTQVWTASRKNQVMTQEEGHTLCIPCILPHGLPNFTLIWTFTSSSEPTVIVRYDSRHGGHTVNLWEGLAELDEEHLLLGNGSLLLHKPDSEEHSGTYACIFTGQQSRLIVQTNVNITVASMGECYTAQKERKKYQK; this is encoded by the exons ATGGTGAAACCGGTGCTGCGAACACGAGAGGATCCCCTGAGCGTCCTCCCCCTCCCGCCCACTAAAGTCCTCAGTCCCCTACTGGCACGTCGTCCATGTCCCAGCAGTACTCATTCCGCTGTGGCGTGCACATGCCCAGTACGCGGCACGCTGTCCTGCACTCTCATctctgacaaaattg AGACCAACATCTCCTGCATCATCCATGACGACTGCATCCTACCCTGCAGCTTCAACCCCCCCGGCACAGTGGTGATCCACTGGTACAAGCAGCAAATACCCGTACACAGCTACTATTACAACAAGGATCAGTTTGGGCTCCAGAACAAACACTTCAGCGGGAGGACTTGTCTATTTAACTCCCATATCCCTCAAGGGAACGCATCTCTCCTGCTCAGGAGGGTCAAAGTTCAGGACAAAGGGAGGTACAAGTGCTACACCAGCACACGCAAGGGGAACCAAGAAATCTTTGTCAACCTGGAAGTGAAGG CTCTGATCCACACTGTCATCATGGAGTTAAGTGATGAAATGGTCACATGCTCCTCCAACAACATCTACCCCGCGCCCCTTGTGACATGGGCCACAGTCCCCCCCTCTACACAGGAATCTTTTGAGAATGTCACCACAAAAACCACAGACCACAAGGGACTTTTCAACGTACAAAGTTCAGTGAAGATTCAGGGGAACGTCTCTGAGTATACCTACTTGTGTTCATTTGTGTCAGCGGACAAGACCCAAGTGTGGACCGCCTCTCGGAAAAATCAAG TGATGACACAGGAAGAGGGGCACACACTGTGCATCCCCTGCATTCTCCCACACGGTCTTCCCAATTTCACCCTCATCTGGACCTTCACTTCCTCCAGTGAGCCCACAGTAATTGTACGATACGACAGCAGACACGGCGGACACACCGTCAACCTATGGGAGGGTTTAGCCGAACTGGACGAGGAGCACCTCCTGCTGGGTAATGGATCCCTTTTGCTTCACAAGCCAGACAGTGAAGAGCACTCTGGGACGTACGCGTGCATCTTCACAGGCCAGCAGAGCCGACTCATTGTTCAGACCAATGTCAACATCACCGTGGCATCAATGGGTGAGTGTTACACTGctcagaaagaaagaaaaaaataccagAAATAA